From a region of the Dictyostelium discoideum AX4 chromosome 2 chromosome, whole genome shotgun sequence genome:
- the cdk1 gene encoding CDC2 subfamily protein kinase → MESDGGLSRYQKLEKLGEGTYGKVYKAKEKATGRMVALKKIRLEDDGVPSTALREISLLKEVPHPNVVSLFDVLHCQNRLYLVFEYLDQDLKKYMDSVPALCPQLIKSYLYQLLKGLAYSHGHRILHRDLKPQNLLIDRQGALKLADFGLARAVSIPVRVYTHEIVTLWYRAPEVLLGSKSYSVPVDMWSVGCIFGEMLNKKPLFSGDCEIDQIFRIFRVLGTPDDSIWPGVTKLPEYVSTFPNWPGQPYNKIFPRCEPLALDLIAKMLQYEPSKRISAKEALLHPYFGDLDTSFF, encoded by the exons atggAATCAGATGGAGGTTTATCAAGATATCAAAAATTAGAGAAATTAGGTGAAGGTACCTATGGTAAAGTATATAAAGCAAAAGAAAAAGCAACTGGTAGAATGGTTGCACTTAAAAAGATTAGATTAGAAGATGATGGTGTTCCAAGTACTGCTTTACGTGAAATctctttattaaaagaagTACCACATCCAAATGTTGTTAG tttATTTGATGTACTTCATTGTCAAAATAGACTTTATTTggtatttgaatatttagatcaagatttaaagaaatatatGGATTCCGTACCAGCATTATGTCCACAATTGATAAAGAGTTAcctttatcaattattgaaGGGTTTAGCATACAGTCATGGTCATAGAATTTTACATAGAGATTTGAAACCACAAAATCTTTTAATCGATCGTCAAGGTGCATTGAAATTGGCTGATTTTGGTTTAGCTCGTGCAGTTAGTATTCCAGTACGTGTTTACACTCACGAGATTGTAACCCTTTGGTATCGTGCACCAGAGGTCTTATTGGGTTCAAAAAGTTACTCTGTACCAGTCGATATGTGGTCTGTTGGTTGTATCTTTGGTGAAATGTTAAACAAAAAACCATTGTTTAGTGGTGATTGTGAAATTGATCAAATCTTTAGAATCTTTAGAGTTTTAGGTACTCCAGATGATTCAATTTGGCCAGGTGTCACTAAACTTCCAGAATATGTTTCAACTTTCCCAAATTGGCCAGGTCAaccatataataaaattttcccAAGATGTGAACCACTTGCATTAGATTTAATTGCT aaaatGCTTCAATATGAACCATCAAAGAGAATTTCAGCTAAAGAAGCACTTCTTCACCCATATTTTGGTGATCTTGATACTAGTTTTTTCTAA
- a CDS encoding hypothetical protein (Similar to Dictyostelium discoideum (Slime mold). Hypothetical 127.0 kDa protein): MHCTNTITPLISSKIIKNEYPHLIKNCTYSYLLEIPSGSISNITSIICNYNTFHTPSYQTIGKNLNGDYSILFSDISLPIGSQQFKVIIIDSEVISNEITIQLESPCSELPSLVSPINKNPSANKWIMTKSRLLNQIPTLAVYLSNLNGFIYPTNNNNPQINSLLITSNGFIQMDKNTFLFNYYYLSFLGKTDDIKWLYFNNSIISDSIMFKSPVSENFGKSMISVSSYPQAIDCKNFKVCYLVINSTIAFVPLLGFIEDSTGTRDAMNIYPLYGSPNNSKHIAYFNFNDDNKNVYSEYFVMGYSSYESVQKYRASRNITSLVPPAISNVKSIQISYAHYDPYSLTIAYFDNDNQSQVTSLAFGPFIQYDRVTYPFGFLKGNSKNYSYAIGMVLPIYSDLRSYSFIPPSGITIKMVSSVYTGEISTPIISLVSFIPKVGDGLKTILRITASDKVFGLFYMETQPSGIKIIGSDLVDGNKFNGTYEKLIDFSIYPPITSITAYNLYNAESITFTMNNHQYPSNIPSISDITLFKFKKQTVDLSTDSFINTIYMNYSNANINYRPGFKLITTSEIARDFQWYRNYDYLEWDETLQLFKLDFYMPPRLFTGILEYRFNFAYVDLDPNSLSNLLVDNSINDNNAILSVTCDFADEMPPIVTKIKSSAQSFDLLWDITFSDDINGIESINVTISSEFDLVGETFTFFPSLDDNNKLVTVRINKTIYPYSKSQTYRISEIATRDTSGHYANSTFEPSFQNILNPWRLTYDDISNFDFTISNELNIEDNVPIINSVLLSTNSIDISTANRELTVTFSVSDDTGFSNNNPIVYFQTRMLETISVVANKTNCSSVTTCNYRVDLQFPFLFGYPEPILCSIYRIEDVFFNFNSYNYHKNTLIHTSNSVLETKPIIESTSSITRNGGDLILNGHWFGIDENAITIMIRYLDLPNENITSSSFIYQFGSEIKFKKIKANNGDSVYIRLKVGNQLSNEFKVVPIPLNNCPNNCNQDKGQGVCQSDGSCKCSDSKWFGVDCSKQFHYISSVLPSTTSGGEASFIGLFSDSHDNISISIGGLDCPILLNTSSLIKCNASAGIGIKNVTLTQNGYTFTALDIYKYIEISTSLQCPNKCSNNGICNSTTGICNCKIGFGLYDCSALINLDNGNGGGTNTTIDTGSSSTNFTNSETNFQISIKSLIEVDINNNVIKSYSLLKNWSFNKTDNEFEPNKYILKQILNSNNSSESESESNDKSFIITSIIEEIKDKNGKEFIFAGSSFIVPSGSIKFTISILNYTYQSNLNSLKLELISLTDNNNKRTDCNSKSIEIDTSNTNNLSTFNYIRISRNNKILEGRFINKVMSDGRSTFLTSTTRNDSNSIITTLNLPHCVSECIIDPDFSILISNDFKSSCEDNSRKWFLPVVITVPILGSLDTLLLESKQLISKTYSINSSNCTYEYLFVFEAFEFSSLSSSNQVSYYGGDSIVNNQVSIRVSNISIRVGSMDMYISIQTKSNKTFNLFILLDESCSELPNNLQPKYYFNKWINIKSRLLKDPPKLTMYFEKLNGIGNPSNFLITGNLIKNTSTFYQREFETKILEFPYTYTTGINNIKTVEWYHFNSIGNIVESKVFSLPVSRAPIVSSFIHFPNTLYWSMHDNIIFTFNVTNTVDEYVFVGFNSSNVNPNYTDAMNMYPIYGNPKNGQYMGFINNFNDYENIETYWSVNCYDLSNSIRIYYTNNRTLSSLKIPPTSNISTYSLSSRPFQTKEKTYYIGEYYFPVQSSPVTKFYVEPFIFIEKIKFPFGCTNGNSFNYTYIFNNLVTQYVPLSNYQVIFPSNGYTYTDYPVYNSNTSKPIIESFSFTHIEGMKAVFRVTIVDKYIGFSYATTSPSNVRITTSDLISGNQYNGTYEKLIDFSNRRPIASITTFNQLLLSSITFVPLEHQFPTELPLIKDITTFKFASSLIDLSTDGFLNTIYMNYSNSNINYRPGFKLITTSEIARDFEWYRNYDYLEWDETLQLFKLDFYMPPRLFTGNLEYRFGFGYYDLDPNTLSTLLVNTSINMNNPVLSVISDYADEMPPILIDFTVPSFVIVNPTQTSVISIMLTFSDPINGIESINVTIVSEYDLIGEKFTFYPPLSNNKKVIFSIEKIIEEGFCKNQTFRISEIATRDTSGHYANSTFEASHQNILNPWIQQFYNFNSINCIVKCQQDDDNIPPKLSEFKLSKTTIDIGSMDRDLIVTFSVYDLDNRIFLKDSPTIYFTTSLFDQFSLKAELFSCVNDRKNCTYITPVNIPFMFGYPDPIIVSIYGIQDIFFNFNGYSSKELLKMNFNPVIEIETSRIPIIETNGSIITNQGGDNFLIGHWFGDNSSIVQLAIIYCNNTEIIKDFIYKTGSLIKFKTIKPTNYSINFQVSVDGISSSIYSILPIGASFSDNCIYVEPTNSPTDLPTNSPTDLPTNSPTNSPKTCLSNCSGNKQGYCNNGGCICYSPWIGSDCSSKIIDDINPPIIKNDTSTTMTTNNTNNEIYSSLISIISLRELNFVGQVIQTYNLTDWTKINNSNYTSSTRFQFKNEILNLKTMNKTEINAYIEYFEKEKNITFGDQEFKMMKSSIKYTIEIGSYDFSSKINNLQLVMSASFISSSEEDVCSNKEFGNSTDDYSNYLKIQVNDHSLYGRFIKYAIVDNRTSSIINEQLDSLMNPISTSNKQQTFIGITLPNYENSVVIDPDFQLLLDIGTTAKNNDNSICNHNSNNHGLSSSQLAGIIIGSICFFAIIIVSIIYTILKKRKNIQFLIKLKKIEKYNN; this comes from the exons atgcatt GTACAAATACAATTACCCCCTTAATCtcatcaaaaataataaaaaatgaatatccacatttaattaaaaattgtacATATAGTTATTTATTAGAGATTCCAAGTGGATCGATATCCAATATTACCAGTATAATATGCAATTATAATACTTTCCACACTCCTAGTTATCAAACAATtggaaaaaatttaaatggggattattcaattttattttcagatATTAGCTTACCGATTGGTTCACAACAATTTAAAGTGATAATTATAGATTCAGAagtaatttcaaatgaaattactATACAATTAGAATCACCATGTTCag aattaccatcattagtttcaccaattaataaaaatccaAGCGCAAATAAATGGATAATGACAAAATCaagattattaaatcaaataccTACATTGGCTgtttatttatcaaatttaaatgggTTCATATatccaacaaataataataacccacaaataaatagtttattGATAACTTCGAATGGATTTATACAAATGGATAAAAacacatttttatttaattattattatttatcgTTTTTAGGCAAAACAGATGATATAAAATGGTTAtactttaataattcaattatttctgACTCAATTATGTTTAAAAGCCCAGTTTCTGAAa acTTTGGCAAATCAATGATAAGTGTATCTAGTTATCCTCAAGCGATAGattgtaaaaattttaaagtttgtTATTTGGttataaattcaacaatAGCTTTTGTGCCACTTTTGGGATTTATAGAGGATAGTACTGGAACAAGAGATGCAATGAATATCTATCCACTCTATGGAAGcccaaataattcaaaacaTATAgcctattttaattttaatgatgataataaaaatgtttattCAGAATATTTTGTAATGGGTTACTCTTCATATGAAAGTGTACAGAAATATAGAGCAAGTAGAAATATTACTAGTTTGGTTCCACCAGCGATTTCAAATGTTAAATCCATTCAAATATCCTATGCTCATTATGATCCATATTCATTAACCATTGCATATTTTGACAATGATAATCAAAGTCAAGTAACAAGTTTAGCTTTTGGTCCTTTCATTCAATATGATAGAGTAACCTATCCGTTTGGCTTTTTAAAAGGAAATTCAAAAAACTATTCCTATGCCATTGGAATGGTTCTTCCAATATATTCTGATTTGCGATCTTATTCTTTTATACCTCCCAGTGGAATAACCATTAAAATGGTGAGTTCAGTATATACTGGCGAAATATCAACACCAATTATATCATTGGTATCATTCATTCCAAAGGTTGGTGATggtttaaaaacaattttaagaATAACAGCGTCTGATAAAgtttttggtttattttatatGGAAACTCAACCATCaggaattaaaatcattggaAGTGATTTGGTTGatggtaataaatttaatggtacctatgaaaaattaattgatttttcaatttatccACCAATAACTTCAATTACAgcttataatttatataacgCAGAATCAATTACTTTCACTATGAATAATCATCAATATCCAAGTAATATTCCATCAATTTCAGATataacattatttaaatttaagaaACAAACGGTAGACCTTTCAACTGACAGTTTCATCAATACAATCTATATGAATTACTCAAAtgcaaatataaattatagaccaggttttaaattaataacaacATCAGAGATTGCAAGAGATTTTCAATGGTATCGTAATTATGATTACCTTGAATGGGATGAAACACTtcaactttttaaattagaCTTTTATATGCCACCAAGATTATTTACAGGTATTTTAGAGTATAGATTTAATTTTGCTTATGTAGATTTAGATCCAAATTCTTTATCAAATTTGTTAGTAGATAAttcaataaatgataataacgCAATACTTTCAGTTACTTGTGATTTTGCAGATGAAATGCCACCAATtgtaacaaaaataaaatctagtGCTCaatcttttgatttattatggGATATTACATTTAGTGATGATATCAATggtattgaatcaattaatgtTACAATTTCTAGTGAGTTTGATTTAGTTGGTGAAACCTTTACATTTTTCCCATCacttgatgataataataaattggttACAGTAAgaataaacaaaacaatttatCCATATTCAAAGAGTCAAACTTATAGAATTTCAGAGATTGCAACACGTGATACAAGTGGACATTATGCCAATAGTACCTTTGAACCAAGCTTTCAAAATATTCTTAATCCATGGAGATTAACATATGatgatatttcaaattttgattttaccatttccaatgaattaaatattgaagataatgtaccaattattaattcagttttattatcaacaaattCTATTGATATTTCTACAGCAAATAGAGAGTTAACTGTAACATTCAGTGTTTCAGATGATACAggtttttcaaataataatccaatagTTTATTTTCAAACTAGAATGCTAGAAACTATTAGTGTAGTTGCAAATAAAACCAATTGTTCATCAGTTACTACTTGTAATTATCGAGTCGATCTacaatttccatttttatttggcTATCCAGAACCAATTTTATGTTCAATCTATAGAATTGAAGAtgtttttttcaattttaatagttATAATTATCATAAAAATACATTAATTCATACAAGTAATAGTGTGTTAGAAACTAAACCAATTATtgaatcaacatcatcaattaCTCGAAATGGTGGTGATCTTATATTGAATGGTCATTGGTTTGGAATTGATGAAAATGCAATAACCATTATGATAAGATATCTTGATTtaccaaatgaaaatattacatcatcttcatttatttatcaatttggtagtgaaattaaatttaaaaaaattaaagcaAACAATGGTGATTCAGTTTATATTAGATTAAAAGTTGGAAATCAActttcaaatgaatttaaagttGTACCAATTCCATTAAACAATTGTCCAAATAATTGTAATCAAGATAAAGGGCAAGGTGTTTGTCAATCGGATGGTAGTTGTAAATGTTCAGATTCTAAATGGTTTGGTGTTGATTGTTCAAAACAATTTCATTACATTTCATCGGTTTTACCATCAACAACCTCTGGTGGTGAAGCAAGTTTCATAGGTCTTTTTAGTGATTCACatgataatatttcaatttcaattggtggTTTAGATTgtccaattttattaaatacttCAAGTCTAATTAAATGTAATGCATCAGCAGGTATTGGTATTAAAAATGTAACATTGACACAAAATGGTTATACATTCACTGCTCttgatatttataaatatattgaaatCAGCACATCTTTACAATGTCCAAATAAATGCTCAAATAATGGTATTTGTAATAGTACAACAGgtatttgtaattgtaagattggttttggtttataTGATTGTAGTGCTTTAATTAATCTagataatggtaatggtggaggtacaaatacaacaattgATACAGGTTCAAGTTCAACTAATTTCACAAATTCTGAAaccaattttcaaatttcaattaaatcattaatagaggttgatattaataataatgttattaaatcatattcattattaaaaaattggtcatttaataaaactgataatgaatttgaaccaaataaatatatattaaaacaaattttaaatagtaataattcaTCAGAATCAGAATCagaatcaaatgataaaagTTTTATAATTACTTCGATAATTGAAGagattaaagataaaaatggtaaagaatttatttttgcaGGTTCAAGTTTTATAGTTCCAAgtggttcaattaaatttacaatttcaattttaaattatacatatcaaagtaatttaaattcattgaaattggaattaatttcattgactgataataataataaaagaactGATTGTAATTCTAAATCTATTGAAATCGATACAAGTAATACgaataatttatcaacatttaattatattagaATCTCAaggaataataaaattttagaaggtagatttataaataaagttATGTCAGATGGTAGATCAACATTCTTAACTTCAACTACTAgaaatgattcaaattcaattataacAACTTTAAATTTACCTCATTGTGTATCCGAATGTATAATTGATCCAG acttttcaattttaatttcaaatgattttaaatctaGTTGTGAAGATAATTCTCGAAAATGGTTTTTGCCAGTAGTAATTACTGTACCAATTTTAGgtt CATTAGacacattattattagaatcaaaacaattaatttcaaaaacttattcaattaattcaagtaATTGCACGTATGAATATCTATTTGTATTTGAAGCATTTGAATTTTCTTCACTATCAAGCTCTAATCAAGTTAGCTATTATGGAGGAGattcaattgtaaataatcaaGTTTCAATAAGAGTTTCTAATATATCAATAAGGGTTGGTTCAATGGATATGTATATTTCAATTCAAactaaatcaaataaaacatttaatttatttattttattagacGAATCATGTTCTG aattACCAAATAATCTTCAaccaaaatattattttaataagtggataaatattaaatcaagattattaaaagatcCCCCAAAACTTACGAtgtattttgaaaaattaaatggtattggtaacccttcaaattttttaataactggaaatttaattaaaaatacatcTACATTCTATCAGAGAGAGTTTGAAACAAAGATATTGGAATTTCCCTATACTTATACAACtggaattaataatattaaaactgTTGAATGGTATCATTTCAATTCAATTGGGAATATAGTCGAATCAAAAGTATTCTCACTCCCTGTTTCTAgag caCCAATTGTTTCTTCTTTTATTCATTTTCCAAACACTCTTTATTGGTCAATGcatgataatattatttttacattcaATGTAACAAATACTGTAGATGAATATGTATTCGTTGGatttaattcatcaaatGTCAATCCAAACTATACTGATGCAATGAACATGTATCCAATTTACGGAAATCCTAAAAATGGTCAATATATGggttttataaataatttcaacgattatgaaaatattgaaactTATTGGAGTGTTAATTGTtatgatttatcaaattctaTTAGAATCtattatacaaataatagaactctttcatcattaaaaattcCACCAACTTCAAATATTTCCACTTATTCTTTATCTTCAAGACCATTccaaacaaaagaaaaaacataTTATATTGGAGAATATTATTTTCCTGTTCAAAGTAGTCCAGTTACAAAGTTTTATGTTGaaccatttatttttatagaaaaaattaaattcccATTTGGTTGTACAAATGGAAATTCATTCAACTAcacatatatttttaataatttagtaACACAATATGTaccattatcaaattatCAAGTTATTTTTCCATCGAATGGATATACTTATACCGACTATCCAgtttataattcaaatacatcaaaaccaattatagaatcattttcatttacaCATATCGAAGGAATGAAAGCAGTATTTAGAGTAACAATCGTTGATAAATATATTGGATTTTCATATGCAACTACATCTCCTTCAAATGTTAGAATTACAACAAGTGATTTAATATCAGGCAATCAATATAATGGTACctatgaaaaattaattgatttttcaaatcgTCGTCCAATTGCTTCAATAACAAcatttaatcaattattattatcgtcTATAACTTTTGTACCATTAGAACATCAATTTCCAACTGAACTTCCACTAATTAAAGACATtacaacttttaaatttgcttCGTCATTAATAGACCTTTCAACCGATGGTTTTTTGAATACAATCTATATGaattattcaaattcaaatataaattatagaccaggttttaaattaataacaacATCAGAGATTGCAAGAGATTTTGAATGGTATCGTAATTATGATTACCTTGAATGGGATGAAACACTtcaactttttaaattagaCTTTTATATGCCACCAAGATTATTTACAGGTAATTTAGAGTATAGATTTGGTTTTGGTTATTATGATTTAGATCCAAATACTTTATCAACCTTATTAGTAAACACTTCAATTAATATGAACAATCCAGTACTTTCAGTAATTTCAGATTATGCTGATGAAATGccaccaattttaattgattttactGTTCCTTCTTTTGTTATTGTAAACCCAACTCAAACATCTGTAATTAGTATTATGCTTACATTCAGTGATCCGATTAATggtattgaatcaattaatgtAACCATTGTAAGTGAATATGATCTAATTGGTGAAAAATTTACTTTTTACCCTCCattaagtaataataaaaaggtaattttttcaattgaaaagatAATTGAAGAGGGTTTTTGTAAAAATCAAACCTTTAGAATCTCTGAAATTGCAACTCGTGATACAAGTGGGCACTATGCAAATAGTACCTTTGAAGCCTCTCACCAAAATATTCTTAATCCATGGATTcaacaattttataatttcaactCAATTAATTGTATAGTTAAGTGTCAacaagatgatgataatatccCACCAAAACTTTCAGAATTTAAACtatcaaaaacaacaattgatATTGGATCAATGGATAGAGATTTAATTGTAACATTTTCAGTTTATGATTTAGACAAtagaatatttttaaaagattcgccaacaatttattttactACAAGCCTTTTTGATCAATTTTCATTGAAAGCTGAACTTTTTTCATGTGTAAATGATAGAAAAAATTGTACATATATTACACCTGTCAACATTCCATTTATGTTTGGGTATCCTGATCCAATTATTGTTTCAATCTATGGTATTCAAgatatatttttcaattttaatggtTATAGTAGTAAagaattattgaaaatgaattttaatccagtaattgaaattgaaacaaGTAGAATTCCAATTATTGAAACCAATGGATCAATAATTACAAATCAAGGtggtgataattttttaattggtcaTTGGTTTGGTgataattcatcaattgttcaattagcaattatttattgtaataatactgaaataattaaagatttcatttataaaactggtagtttaattaaattcaaaacgATTAAACCAacaaattattcaattaattttcaagTTTCAGTTGATGGAATTTCCTCTTCAATCTATTCAATTCTACCTATTGGTGCTTCATTTAGTGATAATTGTATTTATGTAGAACCAACTAATTCACCAACTGATTTACCAACTAATTCACCAACTGATTTACCAACTAATTCACCAACTAATTCACCAAAAACTTGTTTATCGAATTGTAGTGGTAATAAACAAGGATATTGTAATAATGGAGGTTGTATTTGTTATTCACCATGGATTGGTTCGGATTGTTCctcaaaaattattgatgataTAAACCCACCAATCATTAAGAATgatacatcaacaacaatgacaacaaataatacaaataatgaaatatattcaagtttaatttcaattatatcATTAAGAGAACTTAATTTTGTTGGACAGGTTATACAAACTTATAATTTAACAGATTGGactaaaatcaataattcaaACTATACTTCATCAACAAGAttccaatttaaaaatgaaattttaaatctaaaaacaATGAACAAAACTGAAATAAATGCTtatattgaatattttgaaaaagaaaagaatatTACATTTGGTGATcaagaatttaaaatgatgaaatcatcaattaaatatacaattgaaattggttcATATGATTTTTcatctaaaattaataatcttcAGTTGGTAATGTCTGCATCTTTTATCTCATCTTCAGAGGAAGATGTTTGttcaaataaagaatttggaAATTCAACAGACGATTAttccaattatttaaaaattcaagtTAATGATCATTCTCTCTATggtagatttattaaatatgcAATTGTTGATAATAGGACAAGCTCTATAATTAATGAACAATTAGATTCATTAATGAACCCAATTTCAACttcaaataaacaacaaaCTTTTATTGGTATAACTTTACCAAATTATGAAAATTCTGTCGTTATTGATCCAGATTTCCAATTATTACTTGATATTGGAACCACTGCTAAAAACAATGACAATTCAATTTGTAAtcataattcaaataatcatGGGCTCAGTTCTTCACAATTGGCTGGTATAATAATTGgatcaatttgtttttttgcaattattattgtttcaATAATctatacaattttaaaaaaaagaaaaaatattcagttcttaatcaaattaaagaaaattgaaaaatataataattaa
- the cprE gene encoding cysteine proteinase 5 precursor, whose product MKVLSFLCVLLVSVATAKQQFSELQYRNAFTDWMITHQKSYTSEEFGARYNIFKANMDYVQQWNSKGSETVLGLNNFADITNEEYRNTYLGTKFDASSLIGTQEEKVFTTSSAASKDWRSEGAVTPVKNQGQCGGCWSFSTTGSTEGAHFQSKGELVSLSEQNLIDCSTENSGCDGGLMTYAFEYIINNNGIDTESSYPYKAENGKCEYKSENSGATLSSYKTVTAGSESSLESAVNVNPVSVAIDASHQSFQLYTSGIYYEPECSSENLDHGVLAVGYGSGSGSSSGQSSGQSSGNLSASSSNEYWIVKNSWGTSWGIEGYILMSRNRDNNCGIASSASFPVV is encoded by the exons atgaAAGTTTTATCATTCCTCTGTGTTTTATTAGTTAGCGTTGCTACTGCCAAACAACAATTTTCAGAATTACAATATAGAAATGCTTTCACCGATTGGATGATTACCCACCAAAAGAGTTACACCTCAGAAGAGTTTGGTGCCCGTTACAATATCTTCAAAGCCAATATGGATTACGTTCAACAATGGAATTCAAAAGGTAGTGAAACCGTTTTAGGTTTAAATAACTTTGCCGATATTACCAATGAAGAATATAGAAACACTTATTTAGGTACTAAATTCGATGCTTCATCTTTAATTGGTACTCAAGAAGAGAAAGTTTTCACAACTTCATCAGCTGCTTCAAAAGATTGGAGAAGTGAAGGTGCTGTTACCCCAGTCAAAAATCAAGGTCaatgtggtggttgttggtCATTCTCAACTACTGGTTCAACTGAAGGTGCTCACTTCCAATCTAAAGGTGAATTAGTTTCATTATCtgaacaaaatttaattgattgttcAACTGAAAATTCCGGTTGTGATGGTGGTTTAATGACTTA tgCATTCGaatatattatcaataataatggtattgaTACTGAATCATCTTACCCATACAAAGCTGAAAATGGTAAATGCGAGTACAAATCTGAAAACTCTGGTGCTACCCTTTCTTCATACAAAACTGTTACTGCTGGTTCAGAATCTTCATTAGAATCTGCTGTCAATGTTAACCCAGTTTCAGTTGCAATTGATGCCAGTCACCAAAGTTTCCAACTCTATACTTCTGGTATTTACTATGAACCAGAATGTTCAAGTGAAAACTTGGATCATGGTGTTTTAGCTGTTGGTTATGGTTCAGGTTCAGGTTCATCATCTGGTCAATCATCTGGTCAATCATCTGGTAATTTAAGTGCCAGCAGTTCAAATGAATATTGGATCGTTAAAAACTCATGGGGTACATCATGGGGTATCGAAGGTTACATTTTAATGAGCAGAAATAGAGATAATAA CTGTGGTATTGCCAGTTCTGCAAGTTTCCCAGTAgtataa